The DNA window TTCTTCGCCGAGGGCGCGCGCGGGCACCTGTCCAAGCACCTGATCGAGAAGTTCGACCTGCGCGCCGATGCGCAACCGCAGACATACGGCCTCGGCATCAAGGAGTTGTGGGACATTCCGGCCGACAAGCACGTGCCGGGCCGGGTGATCCACACCCAGGGCTGGCCGCTGTCCGAAAACGACGCATGGGGCGGGGGCTTCCTCTACCACCAGGCCAACGGACAGGTCGCGCTGGGTTTTGTGACGGCGCTCGATTACGCCAATCCGTACATCTTCCCGTTCGAGGAATTCCAGCGCTGGAAACAGCATCCGGCGATCCGCGAAGTGCTCGAAGGCGGCAAGCGCATTTCCTATGGTGCGCGCGCAATCAACGAGGGTGGCTGGCAATCGGTGCCCAAGCTCGACATGCCGGGCGGCGCGCTGATCGGCTGTTCGGCCGGCTTCGTAAACGTGCCGCGGATCAAGGGTACGCACACCGCGATGAAAAGCGGGATGCTCGCCGCCGATGCCGCCGCCGCCGCAATCAAATCGGGCCGCGCGCAGGATAGCCTCTCCGAATACGATCAGTCGCTGCGCGACAGCTGGATCGCGACCGAATTGAAGCTCGTCCAGAATGCCGAACCGCTGGTCGCCAAATTCGGCGGCGCGATGGGGACGCTGCTGGCGGGTGCGGATCTGTGGATGCGCACGCTCAAGATCGGCCTGCCGATTGCGATGAAGCATCACAAGGACAACGAGGCGCTCCAGCGCGCCGACCTGTTCTCGCCGATCCAGTACCCCAAGCCCGATGGCGTGATCAGCTTCGATCGCCTGTCCTCGGTGTTCCTGTCGAACACCAATCACGAGGAAGACCAGCCGAGCCATCTGGTGCTCAAGGACCCGGACATTCCGGTGGATTACAACCTGCCGGTCTTCGCGGGGCCGTCGGCGCGGTATTGCCCGGCGGGCGTGTACGAGTTCACCGGTGTCGAAGAGGGCAAGCCCCAATTCGTGATCAACGCGCAGAACTGCGTCCACTGTAAGACCTGCGACATCAAGGATCCGCTGCAGAACATCGAATGGACCGTGCCCGAAGGCGGCGGCGGTCCGAACTATCCGAATATGTGATGAGTGAATCCTCCCCCCCGCGGGGAGGATATGACCATGCGCGAAACCGCCTATGCCAAGATCAACCTCGCGCTGCATGTCCGCAAGCGGCGCGAGGATGGCTATCACGAGCTTGAGACGCTGTTCGCGTTCGTCGACGGGGGCGACACGCTCACCGCGCGTTCTGCTGCGAAAGATCGCCTGACGGTCACGGGCGAATTCGCCGGAGCGCTCGACGATCCGTTCGGCAATCTGGTGATGCGCACGCTCGGCAAACTGCCACGGCCCGACGGGCTCGACCTCACGCTCGAGAAAGCGCTTCCGGTCGCGGCGGGGCTGGGCGGCGGTTCGGCCGATGCCGGCGCGGTGTTCCGCCTCGTCGAGGCGATGCATGGCTTGCCCGACGATTGGCATGACCGCGCCACATCGCTGGGGGCCGACGTCCCGGTCTGCGTGAAAAGCGAAACCGCGATCGGCCGCGGGACGGGGGCGGATTTCGTGCCGGGACCAGGCGATCTCGCCGGAACGCCGGTGCTGCTGGTCAATCCGCGCGTTCCGCTCGCCACCGGTCCGGTGTTCCAGGCATGGGACGGCAAGGATCGCGGCGCGCTGTCCGAAGGTACGGCGCGCGAGATCGCGCTGGCGGGCCGGAACGATCTCGAAGCGCCCGCGATCGCGAATTGTCCGGCCATTGCCGAGGTGCTCGATGCGCTGCGCGAGAGCTCCGCGTGGCTGGTTCGCATGTCCGGATCGGGCGCAACCTGCTTTGCGCTGTTCGGCGACGAGTCGGCGCGCGATTCATACGCTTCATTGACACGTGTTCGGCACCCGCAGTGGTGGCAGCTGAAAGGTAATCTGCGATGAGCGATGTCGCCCGCATCGTCGGCGAACCGCGTTTCGGCGGCATCCTGGTGGTCTGCGACCATGGCGGGAAAAGCGTCCCCGACGACGTCGATCTCGGCATCGATCCGGCACTGATCGAGCAGCATATCGGGCACGATATCGGCGTCGCCGAGATCGCCGAGCGGATGGCAAGCAATCCCGGTACGGCTGCTTTTATCGCCAATTTCAGTCGCTTGGTGGTCGACCTCAATCGCGAGGCGAGTGATCCCGCGGCCTTGCCCGAGGAGAGCGACGGGCGCGCCATGCCCGGCAATCGCGACGTCGATCGCGACGCGCGCCTGGCGGCCTACCATGCCCCGTTCCATGCCCGGCTCGAAGCGCAGCTCGACGCCGCGCCCCCCGCGCTGATCCTGTTCCTCCACAGCTTCACCCCCGCCATGCAGACCGACGACACCCCGCGCCCCTGGCAGTGCGGCGTGCTCTACGAGGGCGACGATCGCGGTGCGATGATCGCGAAAATCCTGCTGGAAAAAGAAGGGCTTACCGTCGGCGATCAGCAGCCCTATTCGGGCGCTGTGTACAATGCGACGATCAGCCGCCATGCCGAGGAGCCGGGCAGGCCCTACCTCTATCTCGAAGTGCGGCAGGACCTGATCGGAGATGCAGCAGGTCAGGCCGAGTGGGCCGAATGCCTGCAGCGCGTGTGTAACCGGATCGCGATGGAGTTGATGTGAGACAGCTATTCCTGGTGTCGCTCGCGGCGCTTGCCGCCTGCTCCCAACCCGCCGAATCGGGCGATCCAGCGCCCGCGCCCGAAGGCGAGAGCATCGCCTGCGCGCTGGGGGGAAGCGAGAGTTTCGACAGCCGCTGCATTCTCGAGCGCAAGGACAACGATGTCGTCCTCCACCACCCGGACGGAAGTTTCCGGCGCTTCCTGTTCTACCCCGATGGCGGTGGCCTGGTCGCGGCGGATGGTGCCGACAGTTCGAGCCAGAAGATCGACGGCGACTGGTTGCTGCTGAGTGTGGGCGGCGATCGTTACCGGGTGCCCTTCATCGCGAAGCGCCGCGACGATGGCTGATCCGGTCGTCACCGCCGACGAGATGCGCGCGGCCGAAGAAGCGGCGATCGCAAGCGGCACCTCGGTTGAAGAACTCATGCACCGCGCGGGTGAGGGCGCGGCAGAATGGATCTGGCGTCTCTGCGGTGGACGGGCGGTCACGGTGCTTTGCGGGCCCGGCAACAATGGCGGCGACGGCTATGTCATCGCTCGACACCTGCGCCAACGCGGCGCTTCGGTGAGCGTGGTCGCCCCGCTCGCACCAGACACCGATGCCGCGCGGGCCGCACGCGCCGACTGGGGCGATTCCGTCTCCGAAAGCTGGGACGAGGCAGGCGGCGAGGTGTTCGTCGATGCGCTATTCGGCACCGGCCTATCACGTGGGCTATCCCCCGAGCATCAACAGCTTCTCCACAGGCTCGCCAACAGGCATGTCAACAGCGTTGCAATCGATTTGCCGAGTGGCGTTTCAAGCGATGACGGCGCCCTGTTTGACGATATTCCGAGCTACGATCTCACCGTGGCGCTGGGCGCGCTGAAACCGGCTCATGTCCTGCTTCCCGCCGCGCCGCATCTGAGCATGGTCCGCTGCGTCGATATCGGGCTTGGCGATATCCATTACCGCGCCGAAACTCTCGATCGCCCGCAGATCGCCGCGCCGAAATCGGATGCGCACAAATACTCGCGAGGCCTAGCCTTGGTTGTCGGCGGTGCGATGCCGGGGGCGAGCCTGCTCGCAGCCCGCGCGGCGCAGGGCGCAGGCGCAGGTTTCGTCCAGCTCGCCAGCAACGAAGCAGGCGCGGTCCCGCACGATATCGTTCAGATCGACGGCGAACTCGAACATGCACTCTCGGACGAACGGATCGATGCCGCACTGATCGGGCCCGGCCTGGGACGCGATCAGGACGCGAGCCATCGGCTTCAACGCTCGCTGGCCGCCGGCATCCCGCTCGTCATCGATGGCGACGCATTGCGCATCATCACGCCCGCCGCGACCCGGTTCGAGCGCGAATGGGATGACAGCATCCTCACGCCGCATGAAGGCGAACTCGCCTCGCTCGAGGAGAATGGCGGGCTGGAAAAGCGCGGAAGCAAGCTCGATCGCGCGCGCCGGGTGGCCGATACCTATGGCACCATCGTCATCGCCAAGGGGCCGGATACGATCATCGCTTCACCCGACGGACACTGCGTCTGCGCGCCGCGTTCGCCGAGCTGGCTCTCGGTGGCAGGATCGGGCGACGTGCTCGCAGGCATCGCCGTGGCCCGGCGCGCGACCAGCGAGGATGGCGATGCCTTCGATGCGGCTTGCGAGGCCGTATGGTTGCATGCCGAGGCCGGGCGAATCGCGGGTGCCTCCTTCGCTGCAGGCGAGCTTGCCAATTGCGTGCGCGCGGCGCTGGAGCGCTGCCTGTGAGCGAGACGATCATCCGCTTGGCCGCGCGCGGCGATGGCGTCACGGCGAATGGCAGGCACGTTGCGGGTGCGGTGACGGGCGACGAAGTGAGCGAGGACGGTGCGATCGAACCCGGTCCGCATCACGTCGATCCGCCGTGCCGGCATTTCCCGCAATGCGGCGGGTGCCAGCTCCAGCATGCCGATGCGGTAGCCCTCGAGCAATTCGTGCGCGAGTGCGCGTCTTCGGCGGCCGAGGGGCAGGGGATCGACGTCGGGACGGTGCAGCCCGCGCAACTCTCCCCTCCCAAGACGCGCCGCCGCGCGACGCTTCATGCGATGCGCGCCAGCGGCCGGATCGTGATCGGCTTCCGTGAGGAGAAGTCGCACCGGATCGTCGATCTGGCTGAGTGCCACGTGCTCGACCCTGCGCTGTTTGCGCTGGTTCAGCCACTGCGCGATCTGCTGACGGCGTGGCCGGGCAAGCTCGCGCTCGATATCGTGCTCACGCTTGCCGACCAGGGTATCGATTGCCTGCTGTCGGGGCTCAAGGTCGAAGAGCTCGCGCAGGAAGAGCTGCTGCGCGATTTTGCAGGACATTATTCCCTCGCGCGGCTCGCGGTTGATGACGGGCTCGGCCCGGAGAACCGGTGGGAGCCCGAGCCGGTAACGATCACGCTGGGCGGGATTCCCGTCACCATGCCGCACGGCGCGTTCCTGCAGGCGACACCGCAAGGCGAGGCGGCGCTGGTCGGTGCGGTGGTCGAGTGGGTTGCCGGGGCGAGGGTGGTGGCCGACCTGTTTTCAGGGCTGGGCACCTTCTCCTTCCCGCTGGCCGAAGGGCGCAAGGTCCTGGCGGTCGAGGCGTCACGCGATGCGCATCTGGCGTGCAAGGCGGCGGCGGGCGTATCGCGCCGCGATGTGCATGCGCTTCACCGCGATCTCTACCGCAATCCGCTGCGGCCCGAGGAAATGGCCGGTTGCGACATGGTGGTGCTCGATCCGCCGCGTGCGGGAGCGCGGGCGCAGGTCGAGCAACTCGCGGCCTCCAAGGTGGAGCGGATCGCCTATGTCAGCTGCAACCCGGTAAGCTGGGCGCGCGATTGCCGTGCGCTGGTCGACGCCGGATGGCGCTGCATCGAGCTGCGCCCGGTCGGCCAGTTCCTGTGGTCCACCCATATCGAGCTCGCGAGCCTGTTTGTCCGCGAGCCCGAAGGCGGCTAAAACGGGCGCGGGCCGAGCGGGATGTCGAACACCGCAATCCCGCCGATGAAGACCAGCGCGAGCAGGACCACCATAGACAGCGAATAGAGCGCAAAGCGGACCATCACGCGGTTGATCGTGGCCTGCACCAGCGAGTGCAATACGCGCAAGCCGACATAGGCCCAGCCCAGCCACATCGCCATGCCATCTCCCGCACCGATGATCGCGAGCACGATGGCGACCGCATAGAACACCGTCGGTGCCTCATGCAGATGGTTGTAATTGTGCGTCTTCCACTGGGCCTCGGGCGGCAGCTGACGACCCATTTCTGCGGTGTCGCGGGCGTCGTCGGGCTCGATCCCCGCTGCGTTCATCGCGGGGATCCGGGCGAGGTACATCCAGAACCACATCACCATCGTCCACGCCGCCAGCGCGACGACGGGCTGGAGGATTCCCATCCCGATCATCCGAGCGGTCCACTGCCGGCGAACAGCGTGACGCTGAGCGCGCGCAGGACGAGTACGAGCAGGCACAGCGTCGAGAGGATGAACAGCACGAAGCGCACTGGCACGCGATTGACCGTGGCCTGCCACAGTGAGTGGACGATCCGGATCGCGACATAGGCCCAGGCGAACATCGCATCGAGCCCGTTGGCGCCCATGATCGCGAGGATGATGACGGTGGGATAGAAGATCGTCGGCTGTTCCATCAGGTGCGCATAATTGTGCGCCTTCCACTGGACCTGCGGCGGCAGTACGCCTTCCAGATCCTGCCCGCGCCCGCCCGGAGGGGCTTTCGACAAGTCCATCTCGGCCTTGGACATGGCCGGGAAACGCGTCCCCGCGGTCCAGAACAGCATGATGATCGACCAGAACACCAGCACGGCGGCCGGAGCGAGTATTTGAGCCTGCATTTCTATCCCCTCTGTGAACCGGCGAGCCTAGGCGAGTGCGGTGCGAATGCAAGCACGCCCAAGCCGCTTATCCCAGCAGCGTTTCGGCAAAACGCGCCGCATCGGTGTTCCCTCCGGTGAGCATCACGACCGTGTGGGAATCGACCGGCACCTTGCTCGCCAGCACCGCCGCCAGCGCCACCGCGCCGCCGGGTTCGACCACAAGGTTGAGCTGACCGAAGGCGAAGCGTTGCGCCGCGCGCACTTCATCGTCGGTCACGGTGACACCCGGTTCGGCGCGCCCGCGCAGGACATCGAGATTGATCTGTTTGGTGGCGGTGGGCTGGAGCGCGTCGCAGATCGTGCGGGGCGCATCGGGCGCAGCGTGGACGATCTCGCCTGTCGCCAGTGCCCGACCCACCATGTCCCAGCCCTCGGGCTCGACCGGCACGATCGCGCTGCCGGGACAGCCGAGCGCGAGGCCCGCCGTCAGCCCGCCGCCGCCGCAGCACACGACGAAGCGCGAAGGTGCGGTGCCGAGCTGGGCAGTCGCTTCGACGCCTGCGCTGCCCTGGCCCTCGATCACCCATGGATCGCCGAACGCATGGACCAACGTGGGCGCCGCTCCGTTCCGCTCGGCCCGCTCCGCAATCAGTTTCGCCGCGACCTCGTCGCGATCCTCGCCGGGCCGGTCGTAGAGGACGATTTCGGCGCCCAGCGCGCGGGTCGCTTCGAGCTTCACCTGAGGCGCGTCGCGCGGCATCACGATCGTTGCATCGATCCGTAGCCGCCGTGCTGCCCAGGCGACGCCTTGCGCATGATTGCCGCTCGACACTGCGACCACGCCCGCGCGTCGTTCCGCGTCGGTGAGGTTGGCCAGGCGCCACCATCCGCCGCGGATCTTGAACGCGCCGATCGGTTGCAGGCTTTCGACCTTGGCACGGCACGTCACGTCGCCGATCGTGATCGGCAATAGCGGCGTGGGCGGCAGGATCTCGGCGATCGAACGGGCCGCGGCTTCGACGCCTTCGCGAGTCGGAGTGCGCAGCCTACTCATCGGTTCGTCGCTCCTGCAGCACGGATGGACCGCGTGTTACACAGTCCAGACAAGAAAAAGCATCCGATTGCACGACGCCCGGTCAGCGGGAAAAGCGATGAAGGGGCGGGAAGTATCATGCCGTCCTTCTGCCCGTTTGCGTGCGGGTAGGAAAGCCTCGGATCATGTTGCGATGCCAGTGCATTGGATTATGTGGGCGGCAGAAAAACGGTCCCGGCATACGCAGGGACATTCAACGCACACGAGACAAGGCCCGCCTTCACAGGGGGCGCAGAAAGAGACGAACATGAGCAAGGTATTGGTGATTGGCGCGGGTGGAGTGAGCTCGGTCTGCGTGCACAAGATGGCCCAAGTAAACAAGGATGGGAACGCCGACATTTTCGGCGAAATCCACCTCGCGAGCCGCACCAAGTCGAAGTGCGACAGCATTGCCGCCAGCGTGAAAAAACGCACTGGCGAGACGGTGGCGACCTACGAGATCGACGCCGAGGAAGTCCCGGCGATGATCAATCTCATCCGCAAAATCGAGCCGAGCCTCGTCGTGAACCTCGCGCTGCCGTACCAGGATCTGCCGATCATGGATGCGTGCCTCGAAGCAGGCGTCGATTACCTCGACACCGCCAATTACGAACCCAAGGACGAGGCCAAGTTCGAATACAAGTGGCAGTGGGCCTATCACGACCGCTTCCGGGAAGCGGGCCTGATGGCGCTGCTGGGTTCGGGCTTCGATCCGGGCGTCACCAGCGTCTTCACCATGTGGCTCAAGAAGCACAAGCTGAAGAGCATTCGCCAGCTCGACATCCTCGATTGCAATGGCGGCGATCACGGCCAGGCCTTTGCCACCAACTTCAACCCGGAAATCAACATCCGCGAAGTGACCGCGCCCGCGCGGCATTGGGCCAAAAAACCGGGGGAAGCCGGCGAATTCGTCGAGACCCCGGCAATGGGCAAGAAGATCACCTTCGATTTCGAAGGCGTGGGCGAGAAGAACGCCTACATGATGTATCACGAGGAGCTCGAAAGCCTTGCCAAGTTCAATCCCGAACTGGAGCGCGCGCGCTTCTGGATGACCTTCGGCGATGAATACATCAAGCACCTGACCGTGCTGCAGAATGTCGGCATGACCCGGATCGACCCGATCAAGTACAAGGGCCAGGAAATCATCCCGCTGCAATTCCTCGCCGCCGTGCTGCCCAAGCCCGAAAGCCTCGGCGAAACGACCAAGGGCAACACCAATATCGGCGTCATCGCCACCGGCGAGGCGCTCGACGGCAGCGGCGAAAAGACGTTCTACATCAACAATATCTGCAGCCACGAAGCGGCTTACGAGGAAACGGGCAACCAAGCCGTGTCCTACACCACCGGCGTGCCCGCGATGATCGGCTCTGCGATGATGGTCACTGGCAAATGGTCGGGCGACGGCGTGTTCAACATGGAAGAAATGGACCCCGATCCGTTCATGGACATGCTCAACGAACACGGCCTGCCGTGGCAGGTGAAGGAACTCGACGGGCCGGTGGATTTCTGACCATATGCATATCGGTGGCACCTCTATAGAGGCCGTCAAAGGCGATATCGTCACGATGGAATTCGATGCCATCGTCAATGCCGCCAATTCCTCGCTACTGGGCGGGGGCGGCGTAGACGGTGCGATCCACCGCGCGGCTGGACCGGACCTTGTTCACGAATGCCGCTTGCTCGGCGGCTGCAAGACCGGACAGGCAAAAGCGACGAAGGGCTATCGCCTGCCCGCGAAGCACATCATCCACACCGTGGGCCCGGTTTGGCGCGGCGGCGAAAACGGTGAAGCCGAGCTTTTGGCGAGCTGTTACCGGGAATCACTGGATCGCGCGATCGAAGTCGGTGCGCGAACGCTCGGCATCCCGGCCATTTCGACGGGTATCTATGGTTATCCGCTCGACAAGGCTGCGAAGGTCGCGGTCGATACGATCGCAATCTTTGTCCGCGACAGGCCGGGTGCATTCAAACATATCGCGCTGGTCTGTTTCGACGCTAAGGCGCTGACTGCGTTTAACGCCGCGCTGGAGGCCGTTTGAATAGCCATAGCGAACGAGCGATCAGCCGTTCGCTCGACGTCCTGAATACGCCAGTGCCAGCCTGATCGCCGCCCATACAACGCCCAGTGCCGCGGTTGCCTTCAGCAGCAGCGCCATGTCGGGCTGGTAGATGGCAAGCGTCGAGATCGAGACACCGAACAGCTGCGGGATCAGCACCAGGCACACCCACGCCACCGCCGCCATGGCGAGCAGCGGGAACCACAGGCTGAAACGGCCGAAAGCGCTCGATCGTTTGGAGCGCAATGCGCCGCGCTTTGCCCACGCCCAGACGATCGCCAGCAGCAGGATCAGCGGCGCGGCGGCCAGCGCGAGGAAATTGATTTTCCGCATCGTGCGGCCACTGTCGTCGGCCTGCGGGAGGTCGAGCGCGCGTGCGACGAGGCCGAACCGCAAATCGGTCGTCTCGGCAAAACCCATGCCGCCATTGGCGTTGGTCAGCACGACGACGCCGCGCCGCTGCGCCGGGATCATCGCCGCGATGGTCTCGAAGCCGGGGCTGAGCCCGGTGTGGTAAGCGCTGCCGTCCTCGGCATCGAGCATCCACCCGAACCCGTAGCCGGGGGAGGCATCGCTCGCTGGCTCCAGCATCCGGGTCTTGCCGGCTGCGCTAAGGATATCGTCCCTGCCGTTCATCATCATCCGCAGGTAACGCGCGAAATCGTTCGCCGTGGAGACGATCCCGCCTTGCGGCGCGGAGCCGAGGCCGGGAGCTGGCGCGCCGGTCCGCCGCATCGATCCGAACCAGGGTGAGTATCCTTGTGCCAATTCCGTGTGCTGTTCGTCGCCCGAGACGTAGGTGTGGTCCATGCCGATCGGCCGGAGGATGTTGGCCGTGATATAGGCCGGGTAGGGAAAGCCGCCGACCCGCTCGATCACGCGGCCCAGGATCAGGTAATTGGCGTTGGAATATTCCCATCGGGGGCCGGGCGAATACGCCGGTTGCTGCTGCGCATACCAGGTCGCGCGGCGGGCAATGGCATCGGCACCGGTGTCGGTCTGGGTGGGCGCGCTGTTGCCCTGCAAGGTCGAATATCCGCTTGTATGGCTCAGCAATTGCCGGATCGTGATCGCGCCTGCGGGCCGCCCCTTGAAGTCCGGCAGGTAGTCGGAAACCGGCGCATCGGGATCGATCTTGCCCGCTTCGACCAATTGCATGATCGCCAGCGCGGTGAAGCTTTTCGAGATCGAGCCGAGCAGGAACGGCGTGTCGGGAGTCACAGGCTGCGTGCCATCGGACGTGCCGCGTGCACCGGTGGTAACGGTGTCGCCCTCGATCACCGCCCAGGCCACGCCGGGTAGGGCGGACTGCTCCATCCGTGCATCGACGAAGTCGCCCAGTTCGCTCGCCGCCGCTGGCGATATGATTGCCATCAACAGCGCGAACAGCGCCAATATGCGGAGCATTCTCCGTCTCCCCCGGTTCACGCGACCCGCGACTTTGCACGCATTGGCCTGGCATCGATCGTTCGCGCGGTCACAAATCCTCGACCGGTGCATGACAAGGCTCGACTGTGTCCCTATCTGACGAGCCATGGAAACCAAAGCCGGCGATCCGGGCGCCTTTCGCCATTTCGACCTCAGCCGGGTCGACAGTCCCTCCTTCGTCATCGACGCGGCCAAGCTGCGCGCCAATTGCCAGATACTGGCCGAGATCCGCGACGAGGCCGACATCAAGGTGCTGGCCGCGCTCAAGGCGTTCAGCATGTGGAGCGTCGCCCCGCTGATCGGGGAATATCTCGACGGCGTGTGCACCTCGGGCCTGTGGGAAGCGCTGCTCGCTTCCGAACATTACGATGGCGAGATCACGACCTATTGCGCGGCCTACAAGCCCGAGGACATCCCCGAGGTCTGCCGGCTGTCCGACCATGTGATCTTCAACTCCCCGGCGCAGATTGCGCGCGCCGCGCTGATCCTCGAGCAGGAGCGCGCGCGCGGCAACGATTTCGACGTCGGCCTCAGGATCAATCCGCAAGTGCCGACCGGCGAAGTGCCGCGCTACGATCCCTCCAGCCCCGGCTCGCGCCTGGGCTTCCCGATCGACCAGCTAACCGACGAGCATATGCAGGGCGTCACCGGCATCCACTTCCACAATCTGTGCGAGCAGGATTTCGAGCCGCTCCACCGCACCTGGGACAAGGTGTTCGATGCGATCGAGCCGTATTTCGACCAGCTCGACTGGATCAATATGGGCGGAGGACACCACATCACCCGCGCCGATTACCAGCGCGAGGAACTGGTCGAATTCCTGAAGGACGCAAAGGAAGACACCGGCTGCGAAATCTATCTCGAGCCGGGCGAGGCGGTGGCGCTCGATGCGGGGATTCTCGTCGGCACCATTCTCGATACCGGGGTCAACGAAGTGCCGTTCGCGATCACCGACGTTTCCGCCACCTGCCACATGCCCGATGTGATCGAGGCACCCTATCGCCCGGCGATGCTGGACGAGCAGGGCGAGGGCACACCGGTGCGGCTCGGCGGTCCGTCCTGCCTCGCGGGCGACGTGATCGGCGATTACATGATGCCCGGCACATGCGAGCCCGGCGCGCGCTTCGCGTTTCTCGACCAGGCGCATTACTCGATGGTCAAGACAACGACCTTCAACGGTGTGCCGCTACCCTCGATCTGGCTGTGGGACAGCGAGACCGACCAGCTCGAGCAGATCCGCAAGTTCGGCTACCGCGATTTCCGCGACCGGCTGAGCTAGGTTCGCCGCTCCTTATCGAGCGTGTTGGCGAGATCGGCGAGGGTCCCGAACTGCTCGCAGGTCCGCTCCAGCAATGCGCGGTCGCGGCTGCTGTCGAGCGAACCGCTTTCGAACATGTTTTTGAGTTCGACGATCACCAGCAGCTGTCCCTCGTGGAACAGGGTGCGGATGTCCTTCCCCGCAAACGCATCCTCGATCGCGATCAGCCGCTCGCAATACAGGGGATCGACCAGATAGCGGGCTTCGGTCTGGTCGGTGGTATAGAGGTCGAACGCGTCTTCGAATTCGGGATGGACGAGCTCGGCAAGGTCGAGCTGGCAATCACCAAGGGAAATCGCATCCTTGCGCCCGCCGATCAGGAACTTGCGATAGCGTCCATCGCGAGTGAGGAGGGTGGTGCCATGGAACGGGGTGCCGAAGCCGAAGCGCATGATCGCGCCGCGAAACACGGTGACATAATGCGAGTTCTTCCCGTTGGAGCGCTTCTGTTCGAGATGCGCTTCGAACAGTTCGAACGGGTGGCCGGCAATCTCGCCGCTCCAGAAATCCTCGAAGCTGCTGCGGGTGTAGCCGGGTAGCATGTCGAACGCGCGGGCGAGCGCGAAGCTGGCTCCCGCTTCGCGCTTTTCCTCGTACATCAGGCCGACCGCTTCGGCGATCGCGCTGTTGATCCCGGTCTTCATCCGGTTGATCGCCTCGG is part of the Alteriqipengyuania halimionae genome and encodes:
- a CDS encoding MAPEG family protein, encoding MIGMGILQPVVALAAWTMVMWFWMYLARIPAMNAAGIEPDDARDTAEMGRQLPPEAQWKTHNYNHLHEAPTVFYAVAIVLAIIGAGDGMAMWLGWAYVGLRVLHSLVQATINRVMVRFALYSLSMVVLLALVFIGGIAVFDIPLGPRPF
- a CDS encoding MAPEG family protein yields the protein MQAQILAPAAVLVFWSIIMLFWTAGTRFPAMSKAEMDLSKAPPGGRGQDLEGVLPPQVQWKAHNYAHLMEQPTIFYPTVIILAIMGANGLDAMFAWAYVAIRIVHSLWQATVNRVPVRFVLFILSTLCLLVLVLRALSVTLFAGSGPLG
- a CDS encoding class I SAM-dependent RNA methyltransferase, with product MSETIIRLAARGDGVTANGRHVAGAVTGDEVSEDGAIEPGPHHVDPPCRHFPQCGGCQLQHADAVALEQFVRECASSAAEGQGIDVGTVQPAQLSPPKTRRRATLHAMRASGRIVIGFREEKSHRIVDLAECHVLDPALFALVQPLRDLLTAWPGKLALDIVLTLADQGIDCLLSGLKVEELAQEELLRDFAGHYSLARLAVDDGLGPENRWEPEPVTITLGGIPVTMPHGAFLQATPQGEAALVGAVVEWVAGARVVADLFSGLGTFSFPLAEGRKVLAVEASRDAHLACKAAAGVSRRDVHALHRDLYRNPLRPEEMAGCDMVVLDPPRAGARAQVEQLAASKVERIAYVSCNPVSWARDCRALVDAGWRCIELRPVGQFLWSTHIELASLFVREPEGG
- a CDS encoding N-formylglutamate amidohydrolase; translated protein: MSDVARIVGEPRFGGILVVCDHGGKSVPDDVDLGIDPALIEQHIGHDIGVAEIAERMASNPGTAAFIANFSRLVVDLNREASDPAALPEESDGRAMPGNRDVDRDARLAAYHAPFHARLEAQLDAAPPALILFLHSFTPAMQTDDTPRPWQCGVLYEGDDRGAMIAKILLEKEGLTVGDQQPYSGAVYNATISRHAEEPGRPYLYLEVRQDLIGDAAGQAEWAECLQRVCNRIAMELM
- a CDS encoding NAD(P)H-hydrate dehydratase is translated as MADPVVTADEMRAAEEAAIASGTSVEELMHRAGEGAAEWIWRLCGGRAVTVLCGPGNNGGDGYVIARHLRQRGASVSVVAPLAPDTDAARAARADWGDSVSESWDEAGGEVFVDALFGTGLSRGLSPEHQQLLHRLANRHVNSVAIDLPSGVSSDDGALFDDIPSYDLTVALGALKPAHVLLPAAPHLSMVRCVDIGLGDIHYRAETLDRPQIAAPKSDAHKYSRGLALVVGGAMPGASLLAARAAQGAGAGFVQLASNEAGAVPHDIVQIDGELEHALSDERIDAALIGPGLGRDQDASHRLQRSLAAGIPLVIDGDALRIITPAATRFEREWDDSILTPHEGELASLEENGGLEKRGSKLDRARRVADTYGTIVIAKGPDTIIASPDGHCVCAPRSPSWLSVAGSGDVLAGIAVARRATSEDGDAFDAACEAVWLHAEAGRIAGASFAAGELANCVRAALERCL
- a CDS encoding electron transfer flavoprotein-ubiquinone oxidoreductase → MSERESMEYDVVIVGGGPAGLAAAIRLKQIDEELSVCILEKGSEIGAHILSGATIDPKALDELLPDWRDDGCPLAETPVIDNQHWILTKGGKHELPHLFMPPLFSNDGNYTGSLGNLCRWLADKAEGLGVEIFPGFPAAEVVFDDNGNIKGVATRDMGIAKDGSHKPDYEPGMELHGKYTFFAEGARGHLSKHLIEKFDLRADAQPQTYGLGIKELWDIPADKHVPGRVIHTQGWPLSENDAWGGGFLYHQANGQVALGFVTALDYANPYIFPFEEFQRWKQHPAIREVLEGGKRISYGARAINEGGWQSVPKLDMPGGALIGCSAGFVNVPRIKGTHTAMKSGMLAADAAAAAIKSGRAQDSLSEYDQSLRDSWIATELKLVQNAEPLVAKFGGAMGTLLAGADLWMRTLKIGLPIAMKHHKDNEALQRADLFSPIQYPKPDGVISFDRLSSVFLSNTNHEEDQPSHLVLKDPDIPVDYNLPVFAGPSARYCPAGVYEFTGVEEGKPQFVINAQNCVHCKTCDIKDPLQNIEWTVPEGGGGPNYPNM
- a CDS encoding 4-(cytidine 5'-diphospho)-2-C-methyl-D-erythritol kinase; protein product: MTMRETAYAKINLALHVRKRREDGYHELETLFAFVDGGDTLTARSAAKDRLTVTGEFAGALDDPFGNLVMRTLGKLPRPDGLDLTLEKALPVAAGLGGGSADAGAVFRLVEAMHGLPDDWHDRATSLGADVPVCVKSETAIGRGTGADFVPGPGDLAGTPVLLVNPRVPLATGPVFQAWDGKDRGALSEGTAREIALAGRNDLEAPAIANCPAIAEVLDALRESSAWLVRMSGSGATCFALFGDESARDSYASLTRVRHPQWWQLKGNLR
- a CDS encoding threonine ammonia-lyase encodes the protein MSRLRTPTREGVEAAARSIAEILPPTPLLPITIGDVTCRAKVESLQPIGAFKIRGGWWRLANLTDAERRAGVVAVSSGNHAQGVAWAARRLRIDATIVMPRDAPQVKLEATRALGAEIVLYDRPGEDRDEVAAKLIAERAERNGAAPTLVHAFGDPWVIEGQGSAGVEATAQLGTAPSRFVVCCGGGGLTAGLALGCPGSAIVPVEPEGWDMVGRALATGEIVHAAPDAPRTICDALQPTATKQINLDVLRGRAEPGVTVTDDEVRAAQRFAFGQLNLVVEPGGAVALAAVLASKVPVDSHTVVMLTGGNTDAARFAETLLG